The following DNA comes from Girardinichthys multiradiatus isolate DD_20200921_A chromosome 2, DD_fGirMul_XY1, whole genome shotgun sequence.
gtaaatttgttttctgaaatgtaaatttgttttctgaaatgtaaatttgtttcgcatcttgttaaattgttttctgaaatgtaaaagtgttttctgaaatgtaaatttgttttctgaaatgtaaatttgttttctgaaatgtaaatttgttttctgaaatgtaaatttgtttcgcatcttgttaaattgttttctgaaatgtaaatttgttttctgaaatgtaaatttgtttcgcatcttgttaaattgttttctgaaatgtaaatttgttttctgaaatgtaaatttgttttctgaaatgtaaatttgtttcggtacttgtaaaagtgttttgcacccccggCCACCGTATGATTGCCCAGCTTGTCAGTTTAACTGGATGCCCATGAGTAggtaagtttgcagttgtactactttttttctattttctgctGCTTATaatctctgtgagatgttcagagcttgagatattgttttataaatgtattttgctTTAgaattctccacaactttatccctgatctgtcagctgtgtttcttggtcttcatgatgctctttgttccctaatgttctctaacaaaactctggattgagttttatttaaggCTATCAAAGTAAAgagggtgaatacaaatgcaagtcacacttttcagagttttatttgtaaaaacctttgaaaGCCATGTGGCAATTTTTTTACACTTCACAATTGCTTACTCTTTCAGGTGGATCTATTCGGTAAAATCCCAGTATAATATATGAAACCTTTGGTTGTAATAAGTTAAAATGGGGaaacgttcaaggggtgtgaatacttttgcaaggcactgcaagcTGAAACCCTCAAGAGTTTTCCAACTGTTGTAATTCTTTACATACTTTACCCTAGTCTCATTCATTTTACATGACAACATTGATTATCTTTTTTTCAAGTGGATTATccctttttttagtttttgttcacTTCACAACAAACAATGTCCGTTTGCCACACCAACATGGATAGGAGACAAAAAGGTGCTTTAAGATTTACTATTAGAAACCCCTCTAAATCTTATCACTGGTTAACCAGATAGGAAGGGGTTCGGGTCATAAACTTTCATTTATTACAGGCTGTTTCACAGCTGAGTCAATAGTGAGCACTAACGTGTTGAGCAGCAAAATTCACCTTCACAGATCTGGAAAAATCCCCCAGTTAAAATGTACGGTCCAAAAACATGTAGGATGTTTCAATGTTTCTTCAAGAGAAATTGTTTCTAAATATTAGcatcacaaaacacaaaataagtattttactTTAGAACAGAGAGATATGCAGACTTTTGAGACAAAGAATCGATGGATAAGAAAGAATAGAAATTATGACTGATACTGAAAAAATTTATGATTCACAAATCTAAAAGCCtcataattttctttcatattATTCTTTGGTATTGATGTAGAAATAACGAAAtcaattttttcacattactgtttgttgttttaacattttcctATCCAGTCCATTCGCCAGTCcgtttttagatattttctgAGCCAAGGAAAACATTTGTAACCTTTAACTAGTCGCTGCggtttcagctgttttttaaagCCTTATCTTTATCAATGAAAGCAGCAGGGTATTCTTGCCTCATGGGTGATGTGCTGCTCTGTTGAGTGTGGTAAATAAGAATACAACAGATCAAAGAATCCTGTTTTGAGTATGTTGATTTCATTAATGGGTTTattgaaataatgaaaataactaTGGGCATCATTTTACATTTAGAAAATTAAGATTGAAAAGGACTAGAATAAGTATCTTATCTAGTGTAAAGTGTAATTGCAGAAAATGGATCACCAAAAGTtgtgttttacagtttaaaaaaaaagtaattttgttgAAGGGTCAAAAAATTATACATAGTCAACaatgatcaaataaaaaaacaacactgcaaGGTTTCTGGTTTCTTGTCATGTTTTAATCATTGGAAAGGTCAGGAAGCAAACAACAGGCTTAGCAGAAATATGAGATGGTTGCTGTCTGACTAAACAAGCTGATGGTGTATGTTCATTAACAAACCAGCAATTAAATATTTGCTAAATATTTAACTCTAACCCAGagagaaaacattttctcaatGTTCTAATtgtcttattattatttagaaTGTTTTATGATAAAAAAGCCACTTTATGTTAATGAAATTGTGTTATGTTCTACTCTGAAACAGATTCAAGACAAACATCCATGGTGCCTtctataatttaataaatacttAACTTGTGtaatacaaaaattaaaataaatagatcCAACACAGAAGTAAACCCTTTAACAAGTAGTGAAATTTACATTGTTATGATGCTTGAAAGAGGGAGATCACAGTCACCTAGGAGATAGTCTCTTTTCAGGGTGCACATTTTGTTTACCACTTTAAAGCGAAGTGATCTCTGGCTGAGGTCTTCTTCTGAGATACCAtcaaaaaagaaatcttcatTGAATATTGGATTACGGCTCTTTCTGATGACCGTGCTGCGCTGCTTCTGGAGTTTGCCAGGGACCAGCGAGAGGCTGATGCTGCAGTTGATAATCTTTGGGTCTATGGAAAGAGGATAAAGACCCTCAGCACTGATCAGCCGAACACGCAGTCTTTGGTTATCGGGACAGTACTCTGCTGAGAGTCTGAGACTGCCATCTTTTCCTACAGGCACCATTCTTTCCTTCATTACCCTCTCCCTGTTCAATGTCAAGTCCATAGGGAAGATGTTGGGTGGCGCCAGACTGTAGCTGTTGGGCAGATCTTCAGCTAACCCTTCTGAAGACCTCCTCATGATATTTGGACTGTTGTCTGTGGAGCTACCCTCATCTGTTGACAGTGAATTGTTTCTGGACACCATTGCTTTTCTTATGTTCCTTGAAAGCAGCAGTTCATGGCTCAATGCTTTGAAAAGGGAAGACTTAGCAGGGCACCTAGACAGCATCGGGGAGCTGAAAGGTGAGGATTCAGTGGAAGATGTCGTGTCACTGTCCAGAGGGGCCTGCCAGTTCAGGGTGCAGCCCTTGGGGGAGAGCCTTGAGGTCAGGCTGTTGAGGCACAATGAAGAGGGGCAAGAGGACGGTGAAGTGGTGTAGGAGAATTTAGAGCACGTACTAGATCGACTCCTGGGAAGCAGCAGTGGAGAGGAGCCTGGATCAGAATGGAAAATCGACTCCTTTCTCCTGGTGTGAGGGCTCTCTAATAAGGTGCAAAAGCCGTAGCTGGTCTGAGCTTTGGCCAGGTGTGGAAGGGACAAGGCGGCCTGGCTCTGGGGATCTGCATTAGTGGTCTCCTCATCACTGCAGCCATCACAGGGGCTCTCATCCACACTTTCTATCTGTATAATGTGAGGATTTAGAGGCACCTCATAAACTTTCACTTCGGCCTCAGGTTTAGCCCTCTCACAGGGAGAAGCCTTGATGGCGTGAGCTGTTCCCTTTTGCTCCGAGTTCTTCATCTCCTGCAGGGATAAAATTGTTGGTGGGATGCAGAACTCTGGGATATTGTCAGGGGTGATGATGTTAGGACAGTGAGAAATCCGTTTGGATTTGTCAGTCCTTTCTCCTAACATTATGTCACTAATTTTAAAGCTGATCTCTGCTGATGGGATAGGCAGGTTGGATCTTTCTACTGACGTGCGAATCTTCTCTACCACCCACATGGGTCCTCTGGTGGAAGAAAATTAGATTTACATATTAGTTTGCTGCTCTCAAACTAGATCAAAATCACATTGTAAAACACATTCAGTTTAAGGTTCTCCTACCTTATATTCTGAAGATAAAGATAATTCAAAAGGTTGTTCCAGATTTATATCTGAGAGAGTAAGAAGTTCTCTTTGCAGCAGATGCAGGGTCGGCAGTTCTGTCAGCTTGACGCACATAGAGGGTTTAAATTAAGCAGGATACCAATAAATCTAACACACACCCCTTTGGCTGCTGAACCAGGATCCTCCCACTTCCCTTTAACTTCCACTGGTTCCCATGGAAATATCCAAATCACAACAAAGCTCATAGCCACTGTAGCAGATACTGTGCTGCTCAGTCTGATAGGCCCTAAAAGGGCAGCGACCACTTTTGACACAAAAGACGGATTTCCAATTCATGTGTCgcttttttcaacatttaaaatgagcCTAACCTCTTTTTGTGAACTTTGACAAAGCAGTCGGCTTAGAAAAAAATTTGGAacacttttaaaaaacacaccACTAATCAGGTGATTAGGTATGAAATAATTACAGTATAACTAgatttatttaggtttttttgaTTGAAAAAGTTGTTCCAGTGCTTTGGTTGCCGCTCTTTAGGTaaagtaatacaaaaaaaacattttaggctGGAACTTTACATAACCAATACACAACATGAGTTTTTCATATTCTACATTTGCTTATTCTACATTTgttagttttaaaatgtatctgtTCACACATATCTTATGAAGTACTATAGAATCAGCTGTGTTGGAATGTCTTTAGATCAAATGTCCCAGTTTTCTAGTAGCTATCTAAATCACAAAAGACCataaaataatactttttttattctaacCTTTGCTCTTTAGGTCTCCTGGCTTCACTGTGACTACATCAGTGTTGCCCTCTAGTGGTGGGACATGAAGCAAATCTACTGGATATTGATTGCTACCATACATAGATGATAAGAGTCTTTTTTAGAGCATTGACATTGATAAAAACCACATTTCAGCTCGatagttaaatgttttacacCTATATAGTGTCTTTGGCACATCATGAAGGTTATACTACtgttttttgtatatatatacacacactcatgcaGTGTTTTCTATTCAAATAAAAAGTATACCTTTATACaggactttttgttttaaatcatgcaAGGATAAGGGGTACCTGGGTCCCAATAATGGTTTTAAGTGTCTTTTTGTTCTGTAAACATCCAGAAAGGATAGAGGTAAAGGCTCCACACTGCACAGCACAAAGTTCAAGTGGAGTTTCTTGGTTACCAGGTGTTCCGGGCCACTGAAGAGCTAAAGTGATGCAAGGGGCACCAATGTACCAGGAAGCCATCCTAAATGGGTTTCTTCTCAGAAATGTTTTCCCATCCAACCACATCTCATCAGCAATTCAAGCGTACTTTGAAAGCCTCTTCGGATGCCAGACAGCCATGAGATTATCAGAAATGTTGAGTCAAACTTTAGATACACTGTTTATCTGCTGCTATCCATTATTTATTACAGAGACGTGAATGTTATTTTCTACTGCGTCTCACTGCTTTCTGTTGGCATCACTAGACAATGTAAGATAACATTTTCAGGGAGCCAAAGGAAAGCAAAGATAagttgaaaatatttacataacaAAATATGAGCAGATTAGTTTGTGTtcttaaaacatgttaaacccCAACCCCCCAAATCCAACCTCCCATCCCCTATGTACAGGTCCATCCTGGGTGTAAGTTTTGTGAGATCTCCTTCAGGGGGCAGTATGTACTCAAGAAACAGCAACACTGTGATGCTTGTAGTGTAGGAGGTAAAtttgattaataatcacaatatACTATATGCAATATTTTTAGCCAGATGTGGAGAAGTGTAAATCTTACCAAGATCAAGCCATAAAGTACACATTTTATAGATTTATGTCACATTATTAAGTAAGTATAAGCTGCTGCTTAGGACCCCCAAATCAGCTGGGGAGGGCCCAAGGGCATATTTATTCTCATACAGTATGCAGAGTtcaattttgtatttgtttatcaAAAAGAAGCCAACGTTTTTAAACTATGTTCCACCATTTGCAAATAGACAGTTTAAAGATTATACaatagatttaaataaaaaatatatatttccagCTTCAGGCAGCTTCACAAATGTACAAATTaacatataaaagaaaatcataaaagtTTGACACAAACAATCATAGTTTAAATAGTACAAGCTTGGTACTTCTGCTGCTTAGGTCACATTTATGCATATTTATGCATATTGTAACTGTTTGCAAATGGTTCTCAACACATAACAGCttgcaagaaaaaaacaccTGGCCTCGACAATTTCTGTTGTACAATTAATTATAAGGAATCTCTTGCTGGCCGGTGTTGGTGTCAGCCAGAAAAAATGAGGGGGCTCCCTGTTTTTTGCAAGTTGACCCCAACAATAATTAGTTTTAAGAGAATTTCACACAACTTCAAACTGAATTTACACATGTCCATAGTTCACCATCAAAATAATGTGAACTCAATTCACACTCACAACATGAACTACTTCATgttcattcatatttttttgtttctctttaaaagTATAGATTATGATATTGCAGGATGATAACCAGATGTACCGTTTTTTAcatatgtttaatgttttatcttctcTTTGCTTAAATAAACCATATTTCATTATTACCAAATTCTCAATAAAGCTGTTGTCATTCTCATATTGTTCATCTTTATGTGTCAGAAAACTAAGCGAGCCAGAAATTCTGATGGAAAATTTGACAGCGCTACAAGGTTGAGTTCCTCTTTGTTAAAATCTTGATTCCATTTTGGTACAGTTGCTGACAATATCGTTCACATTCTGCTGAAGGAAGGTGCTGCACCTTCACTCTTCTGCTGTACCTACAAACCCACAGATGACTTCACTCCCTGCCTGCAGCAGGCTTcctcaaaataacagaaacagagTGTAGGCTTGGTCAAATCTACAGGTTTGATGGTTCAGGCATGAGCATTTAATTAAAAGTAGAGCAAAGCATACATTATCCTTAGAGACACAGATATTAGTAAGCAAAAGCCGAAGCCACACACAGCAGTCAGGGCTAGATTTAGCAGAATTTGGACCCCTGGGAGCTATGTGTTTCTTTCACGTTTGCCGGTTCCTGTACATTGATAGTTAGGTTTACATCCACTTTAAGATTGGTACACAGTGTCCGAATGAAAATACAGCTTTACTGAAACagatgcatttgtattttctaaacagtttgatttaaatGAGTCACCATTTctagaaatatttttatctaTACAAAACAATGGCCCAAATTGTCACAGTAACCATGCCAGACTCACCAAATTTGTAGAATTCCTTCCTTATGATTGAACATCCGGCTAAAGTGGGCTGGTGAGTATGCCATATGTAACTGACAGCGTAATGGAAGAACCAGCAATAAACAATGACAAACCAGGAGCTTAAACACCTGAGGCAGCGTGGTAAATGACAATGGAATCAGATGAGCTAATCTGAGGACATGTGGAACAGCTGTGCCAGAATGAAGGCGTGGAAGCTGAGGGAAGGAGACTAAATAAGtcaaatggagctgaactaagacacaaagaaactacaaatgaataggaaaacacaaatctaagagaaataaaatccaattacaaaatgaacagaacagaagaaTAATCTAAGaagctaaacagaaaaaaaactaatatggaAAAACTTTACTAACAATAATAAACTGTAAGGagagaaatgaactgaatttggCAAGACCTATAGAACTTAAGTAAACAACAAGGAGACCACAaagacaaatgaaaaccaaaacctaaACACTCGGGGATCGACATTCATGTGACCCCGACATTGTTGTGGGCACACTAATTAACTGTGGAATAGGTTATGTTAAATTCACAATGCTTAAATGACAAAGATGGGCTGGGCTGTAAGTGGGCCCCTAAGTGAAATTCTGCCCAAGGCCACATCAAACATTAGGCAGGCTCAGGTTTTACTCTTAACACGCTCTTGAAATTCGCACAAATtcaaagcattttcaaaataagagactTTGATCACATCAACTGTCGTATCTGTATATTTACAAGCGCCCCGTTATTTTGTGTGGATAATCTTATCTTCT
Coding sequences within:
- the c2cd4a gene encoding C2 calcium-dependent domain-containing protein 4A, producing the protein MWVVEKIRTSVERSNLPIPSAEISFKISDIMLGERTDKSKRISHCPNIITPDNIPEFCIPPTILSLQEMKNSEQKGTAHAIKASPCERAKPEAEVKVYEVPLNPHIIQIESVDESPCDGCSDEETTNADPQSQAALSLPHLAKAQTSYGFCTLLESPHTRRKESIFHSDPGSSPLLLPRSRSSTCSKFSYTTSPSSCPSSLCLNSLTSRLSPKGCTLNWQAPLDSDTTSSTESSPFSSPMLSRCPAKSSLFKALSHELLLSRNIRKAMVSRNNSLSTDEGSSTDNSPNIMRRSSEGLAEDLPNSYSLAPPNIFPMDLTLNRERVMKERMVPVGKDGSLRLSAEYCPDNQRLRVRLISAEGLYPLSIDPKIINCSISLSLVPGKLQKQRSTVIRKSRNPIFNEDFFFDGISEEDLSQRSLRFKVVNKMCTLKRDYLLGDCDLPLSSIITM